TACCAAGCGGGCCGAACATGAGAAGCAGAAGAACGATCAGCATGCCGAACCGCTCGACGGATGCCAACGCCATTGAGGGGCCAGGCGGCAGCAGGCCGACGGCGATCCGTCCGCCGTCCAGGGGTGGGACCGGGATCAGGTTGAAGACGGCCAGGAGAACGTTGAACTGCACCGAGACGACGCACATGAGCGTCAAGGGAACGAGGACGGCGCGGGCCGGGGATTCCGTCAGGGGGGCGGCGCCGTGCGACATCGCCTCGAGCAGCAGGGCCGGGTCGATGGCGGTGAGGAGGCGGAAGAGGAGGCCTGAGACCGCGGCCAGGCCGAGGTTCGTAACGACCCCCGCGGCGGCGACGTAGATCGGGTCCCGCTTCTGGTCTCGCAGCAGGCGAAAGTTGACGGGGACCGGCTTGGCCCACCCGAACACCATCCCCGTGCCCAGCAGGAGCATCATGCCCGGGAGGAGGATCGTTCCGAACGGATCGATGTGGGGAAACGGGTTGAGCGTCACCCGCCCCAGCATCTTCGCCGTGGGATCCCCCTTCTTGTACGCGACCCAG
The nucleotide sequence above comes from Deltaproteobacteria bacterium. Encoded proteins:
- a CDS encoding site-2 protease family protein, whose translation is REDERLPDIAQFLHKLSVYAIPVIIAITFHEAAHGWVAYKKGDPTAKMLGRVTLNPFPHIDPFGTILLPGMMLLLGTGMVFGWAKPVPVNFRLLRDQKRDPIYVAAAGVVTNLGLAAVSGLLFRLLTAIDPALLLEAMSHGAAPLTESPARAVLVPLTLMCVVSVQFNVLLAVFNLIPVPPLDGGRIAVGLLPPGPSMALASVERFGMLIVLLLLMFGPLGIIWRFVDMLSTFILGG